One region of Fusobacterium periodonticum 1_1_41FAA genomic DNA includes:
- a CDS encoding Na/Pi cotransporter family protein, whose translation MYIKIILQLIGGLGLFLYGMEHMSTSMQKIAGPKLKKILASLTNNRILGILVGIVITALVQSSSVSTVMTVGFVNASLLTLKQALGVILGANIGTTITGWLLVLDIGKYGLPIVGAAAILYMFMKKEKARTNLSAIIGVGLIFFGLQLMSQALSPLKDMPEFIEMFKMFKVDSYFGLLKVTAVGAIITALIQSSAATIGITIALATQGLIDYQAAVALVLGENVGTTVTAFLASLGAKPNAKRAAFAHTLINLIGVLWVTSIFRFYLKFLNNFVDPVHHMGAAIAAAHTIFNITNVIILIPFVGLLDKILLYIVKDTGEDEQRVTKLASLKMTLPNVIIDQTKIEVSSMVTMINDVFLKLEESLKEKEKIAKYNEEIVAAEDKLDLYEKEIYDSNFSLLSKSLSKSLIEDTRMNLLACDEYETIGDYQNRIGNRLYMLYENSIDLDETRAKMIFKLHSLSVELFNDISRAVKTGEKELYSTGLKKYQELKSYYKEVKREHFSRSENIPARLNTGYLDIINYYKRIADHTYNIIEYVMKI comes from the coding sequence ATGTATATAAAAATTATATTACAACTTATCGGTGGTTTAGGTCTATTTTTGTATGGTATGGAACACATGTCAACAAGTATGCAGAAAATAGCAGGTCCAAAGTTAAAAAAGATTTTAGCTTCTTTAACTAATAATAGAATATTAGGTATTCTAGTTGGAATTGTTATAACAGCTTTAGTGCAGTCATCATCTGTTAGTACAGTTATGACAGTTGGTTTTGTAAATGCTTCGCTTTTAACTTTAAAGCAAGCATTAGGAGTTATTTTAGGGGCGAATATAGGAACAACTATCACAGGTTGGTTACTAGTTTTAGATATAGGTAAGTATGGACTTCCAATAGTTGGAGCAGCAGCTATCCTATATATGTTTATGAAAAAGGAAAAGGCTAGAACAAATCTAAGTGCAATCATTGGAGTTGGATTAATATTTTTTGGATTACAACTTATGAGCCAAGCTCTTAGCCCTTTAAAAGATATGCCAGAATTCATTGAAATGTTTAAGATGTTTAAGGTTGACTCATACTTTGGTCTACTAAAAGTAACAGCGGTAGGAGCAATTATAACAGCTTTAATTCAATCTTCGGCAGCTACTATAGGTATAACAATAGCACTTGCAACACAGGGGCTAATTGACTATCAAGCAGCAGTTGCCTTAGTTTTAGGAGAAAATGTAGGGACAACAGTAACAGCCTTTCTTGCTTCTTTAGGAGCTAAACCTAATGCGAAGAGAGCAGCCTTTGCCCATACACTTATCAATTTAATAGGAGTTCTTTGGGTAACTTCTATATTTAGATTTTATTTAAAATTTTTAAATAATTTTGTTGATCCTGTACATCATATGGGAGCAGCAATAGCGGCAGCTCATACAATTTTTAATATAACTAACGTAATTATCTTGATACCTTTTGTTGGACTACTAGATAAAATACTATTATACATTGTTAAAGATACAGGTGAAGATGAACAAAGAGTAACTAAGCTTGCTTCTTTGAAAATGACTTTACCCAATGTAATCATAGATCAAACCAAAATAGAGGTAAGTTCTATGGTGACTATGATAAATGATGTATTCTTAAAATTGGAAGAATCATTAAAAGAAAAAGAAAAAATTGCTAAATACAATGAAGAAATAGTTGCTGCTGAAGATAAACTAGATTTATATGAAAAAGAAATTTATGATTCAAATTTCTCATTATTAAGTAAATCTTTGAGTAAATCTTTAATCGAAGATACTAGAATGAACTTATTAGCTTGTGATGAGTATGAAACTATTGGTGACTATCAAAATAGAATAGGAAATAGACTATACATGCTTTATGAAAACTCTATTGACCTTGATGAAACTAGAGCCAAGATGATATTCAAGCTTCATTCTCTTTCTGTTGAACTATTTAATGATATAAGTAGAGCAGTAAAAACAGGGGAAAAAGAACTATATTCAACAGGTTTAAAAAAATATCAAGAGTTGAAATCTTACTATAAAGAAGTAAAAAGAGAGCATTTCTCTAGATCTGAGAATATACCTGCAAGATTGAATACAGGTTACCTAGATATCATCAATTACTATAAGAGAATAGCAGATCATACTTATAATATTATTGAGTATGTTATGAAGATATAA
- the pepV gene encoding dipeptidase PepV, with the protein MDLKEKVLGYKDEVVKEIQNAIRVKSVKEAPLPGMPFGEGPAKALDHFMDLAKKLGFKAEKFDNYAMHIDMGEGDETLGILAHVDVVPEGDNWTYPPYSGTIADGKIFGRGTLDDKGPAIISLFAMKAIADAGIKLNRKVRMILGADEESGSACLKYYFGELKMPQPTIGFTPDSSFPVTYAEKGSVRVKIKKKFNTLQDVVIKGGNAFNSVPNKANGEIPVDMLGEVRNKNKVEFEREGNIYKVVSAGIPAHGAYPSKGYNAVSALFEVLKDFEVKNEELKSIVTFFDKFVKMETDGESFGVKCTDGETGELTLNLGKIDLENNELEIWLDMRIPVKIKNEQIIETIKKNTEDFGYEFVLHSNTQPLYVPKDSFLVSTLMDIYKDLTGDMDAEPVAIGGGTYAKYANNTVAFGALLPEQEDRMHQRDEYLEISKIDKLLQIYVEAIYKLAK; encoded by the coding sequence ATGGATTTAAAAGAAAAAGTACTAGGATACAAAGATGAGGTAGTAAAAGAAATTCAAAATGCAATAAGAGTAAAAAGTGTTAAGGAGGCTCCGTTACCTGGAATGCCTTTTGGTGAAGGACCAGCAAAAGCTTTAGATCATTTTATGGACTTAGCTAAAAAACTTGGTTTTAAAGCTGAAAAATTTGATAACTATGCTATGCATATTGATATGGGAGAAGGAGATGAAACTCTAGGAATACTTGCTCATGTTGATGTAGTGCCAGAAGGAGATAACTGGACATATCCTCCATACTCAGGAACAATAGCAGATGGAAAAATCTTTGGTAGAGGGACATTAGATGACAAAGGACCTGCTATAATCTCTTTATTTGCTATGAAAGCAATAGCAGATGCAGGAATAAAACTAAATAGAAAAGTTAGAATGATATTAGGAGCCGATGAAGAAAGTGGAAGTGCTTGTTTAAAATATTACTTTGGGGAATTAAAAATGCCTCAACCTACTATAGGATTCACACCAGATTCAAGTTTCCCTGTAACTTATGCAGAAAAAGGAAGTGTAAGAGTTAAAATAAAGAAAAAATTCAATACTTTACAAGATGTAGTAATAAAAGGTGGAAATGCTTTTAACTCTGTTCCAAACAAAGCTAATGGAGAAATTCCTGTAGATATGCTTGGAGAAGTTAGAAACAAAAATAAAGTTGAATTTGAAAGAGAAGGAAATATATATAAAGTAGTTTCAGCAGGAATCCCAGCTCATGGAGCATATCCAAGCAAAGGATACAATGCAGTATCAGCTCTTTTTGAAGTTTTAAAAGATTTTGAAGTTAAGAATGAAGAATTAAAAAGTATAGTTACATTCTTTGATAAATTTGTAAAAATGGAAACTGATGGAGAATCTTTTGGAGTTAAATGTACTGATGGAGAAACAGGAGAATTAACTTTAAACTTAGGAAAAATTGATTTAGAAAATAATGAACTTGAAATTTGGTTAGATATGAGAATTCCTGTTAAAATTAAAAATGAACAAATAATAGAAACTATTAAGAAAAATACTGAAGATTTTGGATATGAATTCGTATTACATTCAAATACTCAACCTTTATATGTACCAAAAGATAGTTTCTTAGTTTCAACTTTAATGGATATCTATAAAGACTTAACAGGAGATATGGATGCAGAACCAGTAGCAATTGGTGGAGGAACTTACGCTAAATATGCAAATAACACTGTTGCCTTTGGAGCTTTACTTCCAGAACAAGAAGATAGAATGCACCAAAGAGATGAATATTTAGAGATTTCAAAAATAGATAAACTTCTTCAAATATATGTAGAAGCTATTTACAAGTTGGCAAAATAG
- a CDS encoding VacJ family lipoprotein, with product MKIKKLLLLSILSLSLVSCTNTNDVKVSNTNQTDFSNVVVSPSEGNFIADEYDPWEPFNKRMYYFNYQIEKLVITPVVNTYKFITPDFVENSVTNFFKNTKVLNTMANSAFQFKGRKSMRALGRFTMNAVLGLGGLFDVASKMGMPRPYEDFGLTLAHYGVGRGPYLVLPLLGPTYLRDAFGTGVDSAIAGQIDVYHRMSLFNTTSAPVTVLRGIDMRKNIDFHYYQTNSPFEYEYVRYLYGKYRGIQEHASEK from the coding sequence ATGAAAATTAAAAAATTATTACTATTGAGTATTTTAAGCCTTAGCTTAGTTTCTTGTACCAATACAAATGATGTAAAAGTATCTAACACGAACCAAACAGACTTTAGTAATGTGGTTGTGAGTCCTAGTGAAGGAAATTTTATTGCAGATGAATATGATCCTTGGGAACCATTCAATAAAAGAATGTACTATTTTAACTATCAAATAGAGAAATTGGTGATAACACCTGTAGTAAATACTTATAAATTTATAACTCCAGATTTTGTTGAGAATAGTGTAACTAATTTCTTTAAAAATACAAAAGTTTTAAATACTATGGCAAATTCAGCTTTTCAATTTAAAGGAAGAAAATCTATGAGAGCTTTAGGAAGATTTACTATGAATGCTGTATTAGGGCTTGGAGGACTTTTTGATGTGGCTTCTAAAATGGGAATGCCTAGACCTTATGAGGATTTTGGATTGACTCTAGCTCACTATGGAGTAGGTAGAGGCCCATATTTAGTTTTACCTTTATTAGGACCTACATATTTAAGAGATGCTTTTGGGACAGGAGTTGACTCAGCTATAGCAGGGCAAATAGATGTATATCATAGAATGAGCTTATTTAATACAACAAGTGCTCCTGTAACTGTTTTAAGAGGAATTGATATGAGAAAGAATATAGATTTCCATTATTATCAAACAAACTCACCATTTGAATATGAATATGTGAGATATCTATATGGCAAATATAGAGGAATACAAGAACACGCTAGTGAAAAATAA
- a CDS encoding serine protein kinase PrkA, protein MRKTLTKVVLFLLLSLTAFSYNFPIEDPYSATIIGSSTMMTEGIMENIPLKVYEIQIKDPKDIPDAFWYANKFKFSLSKQKNKKAPLIFVLAGTGSDYNAARVKFMQRIFHTAGYHTIAISSQMSQQFMISASSNSVPGLLMEDNRDIYKAMKLAYDKIKDQVEVTDFYIMGYSLGGTNAAVLSYIDETEKAFNFKRVFMVNPAVELYDSAVKLDKYLGDYTGGKTENIEKLLSTTLARLKNGLTNEYANIGADTIYNIVKGDFLSDEEKKAYIGLAFRLTSNDLNFLSDLLTKSGVYTKPTAKLTKFTNMKPYLKAVNFASFEDYVDKVGLPYYQKQNKASSIDDLKKASSLRLIEDYLRTSPKIVAVTNADELILSQKDIAFLKDVFKDRLIIYPRGGHCGNMFYKENVDTMVKFVNEGVLKYEN, encoded by the coding sequence TTGAGAAAAACATTAACTAAAGTAGTATTATTTTTACTATTATCATTGACAGCATTTTCATATAATTTTCCAATAGAAGATCCCTATTCGGCAACAATTATAGGAAGTTCAACAATGATGACAGAAGGGATTATGGAGAATATACCATTAAAAGTATATGAAATACAAATTAAGGATCCAAAAGATATACCTGATGCATTTTGGTATGCAAATAAATTTAAATTTTCTTTAAGTAAACAAAAAAATAAGAAAGCACCTTTAATTTTTGTTCTTGCAGGTACAGGTTCTGACTATAATGCAGCTAGAGTAAAGTTCATGCAAAGAATATTCCATACAGCAGGATATCATACTATTGCTATTAGCTCACAAATGAGCCAACAATTTATGATTTCAGCATCTTCTAATTCAGTACCAGGGCTACTTATGGAAGATAATAGGGATATTTATAAGGCTATGAAGCTTGCTTATGACAAAATCAAAGATCAAGTAGAAGTTACAGATTTCTATATTATGGGTTATAGTTTAGGTGGAACTAATGCTGCAGTTTTATCGTATATAGATGAAACTGAGAAAGCTTTTAACTTTAAAAGAGTATTTATGGTAAATCCAGCAGTAGAATTATATGACTCAGCTGTAAAATTAGATAAATATTTAGGTGATTACACAGGTGGTAAAACAGAAAATATAGAAAAACTATTAAGTACAACTTTAGCAAGACTTAAAAATGGATTGACAAATGAATATGCAAATATAGGAGCAGACACTATTTATAATATAGTTAAGGGAGATTTTTTATCTGATGAGGAAAAGAAAGCCTATATAGGACTAGCTTTTAGATTGACATCAAATGATTTAAACTTCCTTTCAGATCTCTTAACAAAAAGTGGAGTTTATACAAAGCCTACAGCAAAATTAACTAAGTTTACTAATATGAAACCTTATCTAAAGGCAGTAAATTTTGCAAGTTTTGAAGACTATGTTGATAAAGTTGGTTTACCATATTATCAAAAACAAAATAAAGCATCAAGTATAGATGATTTAAAGAAAGCTTCAAGTCTAAGACTTATTGAGGATTATCTTAGAACATCTCCTAAAATAGTTGCTGTAACAAATGCAGATGAGTTAATTTTAAGTCAAAAAGATATAGCCTTTTTAAAAGATGTATTTAAAGATAGATTAATTATTTATCCAAGAGGAGGACACTGTGGAAATATGTTCTATAAAGAAAATGTAGATACAATGGTAAAATTTGTAAATGAGGGGGTTTTAAAATATGAAAATTAA
- a CDS encoding DUF2156 domain-containing protein, whose amino-acid sequence MWKKLTIESKDTIEEYTKNRFEICDLSFSNLFLWSFGENTEYEIENDVLTIRSEYMGEAYYYMPIPKNDTPENIAAMKEKIKNIIEENVPIHYFTEYWYEKLKDDFNLQEKRDYEDYIYSYESLSTLKGRHYAKKKNRVANFRKNYEYSYESISKDNIGEVIAFQEKWYKLHSEFGGEILKNENEGIIQLLKNYDSLDIKGGFLKVNNQIIAYSLGEALNDKMVLVHTEKALIDFIGSYQAINMIYLQEEWQGYELVNREDDFGDEGLREAKMSYKPLYLLKKYSIEKNV is encoded by the coding sequence ATGTGGAAAAAATTAACAATAGAGTCCAAAGACACTATTGAGGAATACACAAAAAATAGGTTTGAAATCTGTGATTTAAGTTTTTCTAATCTTTTCTTATGGAGCTTTGGTGAAAACACAGAATATGAAATAGAAAATGATGTTTTGACTATCAGAAGTGAGTATATGGGTGAGGCATATTACTATATGCCTATCCCTAAAAATGATACTCCTGAAAATATAGCTGCTATGAAAGAAAAAATAAAAAATATCATAGAGGAAAATGTACCTATTCACTATTTTACAGAATATTGGTATGAAAAATTAAAAGATGATTTTAATTTACAAGAGAAAAGAGATTATGAGGACTATATTTATTCTTATGAAAGTCTATCAACTTTAAAGGGTAGACACTATGCTAAGAAGAAAAATAGAGTAGCTAATTTTAGAAAAAATTATGAATATTCTTATGAAAGTATAAGTAAGGATAATATAGGAGAAGTAATTGCTTTTCAAGAAAAATGGTATAAACTTCATTCAGAGTTTGGTGGAGAAATTCTAAAAAATGAAAATGAAGGAATAATACAACTTTTAAAAAATTATGATAGTTTAGATATCAAAGGTGGTTTTTTAAAAGTTAATAATCAAATTATTGCCTATAGTCTAGGAGAAGCATTGAACGATAAAATGGTATTAGTTCATACTGAAAAAGCTTTAATTGACTTTATAGGAAGTTATCAAGCAATAAATATGATATATTTACAGGAAGAATGGCAAGGCTATGAATTGGTAAATAGAGAAGATGATTTCGGTGATGAAGGATTAAGAGAGGCAAAAATGTCGTACAAACCCCTTTATCTGTTAAAAAAATATAGCATAGAAAAGAATGTGTAA